The Vigna unguiculata cultivar IT97K-499-35 chromosome 1, ASM411807v1, whole genome shotgun sequence nucleotide sequence gggttcctaaaggagagtacagatgggtacctaaaggaacacctcaaaccactaacatgaaaggacccaagttcaattaggtacctgcatcttctctttaatctttgtttcaggtgtgtcttgatgcaaggaaaacaatgtagcttttatataatggatgctcaagacacatgaaaggagatgtgaagaaGTTCTGCAagatatcttacaaagccaattattggtcatgttacaagaggtgttaataacaaaggtcaaattttaggcattgccaaggtgaaaagttccTCTTCTATTGTGATATTGCAACTGATTATGGCTGTCTGCACTCTGATGTTAACCTGCGCTACTGATTTCACCTGCTGCGTTGGTAGTATTGTCATACATTGTATGCCTATTGTGTTCAAACTGTGTAGCTGCTTGCCTAACCTTGGCCTTAATCCATTATCGTGCTCTATCTGAAGCCTAGTCTGTGTTAAGTTCTGCATCACATAGTTGCTACTTAATTTCTCAAAAGGAGCCCGCTAATCCATTATGCGAAATTGCTATGCATTCTGGTTGTTATCCTGGTTGTTATGCATTATCTACTGCTGCATCTTTTACTTTGCTGCGctatttagttgttttttttccTGTCCCATCTTGAATATGTCTTTTTGCTACtgtccaaaaagggggagaattaTTTTGCCACTGCATTGATAGGCTATactgatagggggagcataaaATTAAAGTGATATCTGTTATATGCCTATGCTGTTGTTTGCCTTGTGTGCTTGTACTGCTGTTGTGTTTGCTTAATGTGCTGCAGGTAGGCTTATCACAGTCCatgttttggacatcatcaaaaagggggagattgttggaagggggagcctttcatccataaatgaagaacaattttgatgatgtttactgatctaggataaaacatagcttggtccagttaggatatgcattaggcaattagcttctctttatcaaatgtattccaggcctgctgtgtaattctgcatatgattagttttttaactaatgtattagctgtgagtatggtacaaagtaagtgaaaatatactcacgataatcgattaggtaaatagCTAATtaaattagtgacagcaaaaacctttgtataaaagctgttttgtaatctgttttgggtctggaatttttgagaaagatcaCGCAGTCTGTATCTGGGAAAGAGCAATCTGAGAGACACAAGagcttcagaagattctgcaataacccaagcacagatccaagaatgattgatggttgactctaccatgatggatcttgcttgattcaaggagcatcaagtcaaatctgcacaatttaggtgttttcgtttcttgttttgttttctgtatctttgattacagtagcttcagtggttgaagtgtggacctaggtgcaattgtgtggatgcattgctcctaggggaagttcttgattgttgaatcaagttcttgggttttggggttagaattacataggtgtgcttgtaattcttggaacctttgtgtttagtggaatcctcctaagtgtattacttaggagaagactggatgtagattcgccttgaatcgaaccagtataaattgtgtgttttgattcctcttatctcttttaattcttcttgATTGTCTTAAAACAGTCCATTAATCCAGAACTGTGGGATTGATTAACTAAgctttaaaccttaaagactccttcaagattCACATTAAACAAGTGAGAAACTCATTTATCAAcacagatccctttgtggttaagagtattggacagatctgttttaacattactttttatatactcaactttgttatttttatttaatgtgagaCTTAAACTTATACTTGAATACCCTAACAATTGTTCCCTCAAGTCTCATCCAATCATCTCTTCGTCAAGTGAGTCCTTTCACATTAACACTTCTCCCTTGAGCTAACCATGAATACTCCCTTACTTGTACCATCGTTTACCATAATAGGACACATTTATCCGACCTTCCGTTAGAAAGCATTTCGATcactacaaaagaaaaaactttattaCTCATAATTTTTtcccatgatttttttttcatgggtAAAAAGTATGTTTTCATGTATATTTTTTCCATTAAAAACTAATGatctttttcattcatttgGTTTcgtaaaaatagataaaaaaagaagttgTATTTTGATACTTAATTTATATGTGATGAATCTTTTGAGAAATGATCATCGAGAAAACACAACACCAATAAGGCACAAGTCACTTATATAGGATTGACACAACTTTAATAGAAAAGCTTGAAGAAATAAGTTTATGTGTCTTACTCCTTATAAGATGctcaactttcttatttttactcgATGTGAAATCATACTTAGATACGctaatttttctttcaagtaTGAGTTCTTTCACATTGACACTTTCCCCTTAAGCTAATCACAAGTATAATTTTACTTATACTGTTGTTCACCATAATGGAACACACTAGTAGAAAGACTTTCAATATAGAAACTTGTCTTAGTGAACCACCAAGACTAATTGGCCTCTAATATCACCTAGATATATAAAATGActtatatttatctatcttaAAATGAATATTAGAGATTAcaattttagaataataaaaataaaagaaaaagactttataaaaactaaaatcaaaattcacatattttataagaaataaaaaatgattttaatttctttaaaagtgTTCAACTATGCTGAATTATACAAAAACTGGTATAACCAGTTTTATGAATCTTCAGCCAGTCCACACCACTCCAAAACCAGTGCAAAGATCATTCAATTATCAAACATAAATTCTATTACATTATTCATACTAAATGAATGCAAAACACATTTAAACCACTAGTTATTCTCAATTAACAAGAAAAACACACATCTTCAAAGTTTTCAACATCACAAGCAATCCCGGATATCATATACATCAATCAATCacaaattaaacatattatgTATATTTCTTAGAGATCCGAGTACTATGACAAAGAAAttagcttcctttacctggTATCCCGCTTAAACAACTCTATAAACGTCAAACGTGTCTAACTCCATAATGCtctatttacacataaaaaaacaagacgCATGCAAACGGAAGAAGGCTTACAtgcaacaaaaaacataaaagaccAAAAAGAGAGTAGAAATTTAACTTACGTGAACTAAAACTGATCAGTCCAAATTGAAGAACTCACCAAAAGGATCAATCCTATGGTCTCAGTTCTTTACTCAGACGACAAAAAAAACAGAACTCTTAGAAAGAAGTCAGAGAGCCCTATACAAGTTGTTTATAGAGAGatgatttgttttaaaataataaaactcgtttataacaattctatttatactaaaaccttctaatattaaaataatcaagtctcactatttttaaaccactatcacttctaAATTATCATTTTCTAGGATTTTACAAATTATCTTCGTATGTATTTTCTTTACAAATTAAGGAAAAGAAACgaaaatttctttataaataaaaattaatttatatatataagttaaaaaaaatatactttgaaaacataataatttttgttataaaaaatttaattttaatttttaaacttatttgtttcttctaaaaataattacagatAGATAATTTATTGACtgaaaataagattttttttcttctaaaatagTTATGCAAATGACACTTttagaaatgaattttaaaacataatagtaATATAGTTAAAAGATCTAATAAATTTGATAAGGTGATAATATGAATGGAAGGTCCACACAATACAGAGGCAACATATTATAAATTtggatatattttaaatctttaaatttggatgatttttttatttcttaaaatttaatttaatgtttgtaATCTCCAAATTTTGGAAAATGTTTGTTTGTGTCTTCGTTTAAAATACTGCCAAATATTCcacttattctatttttatcttAAGATGACCTTTTTGTCcttcattttgtttattttataatatttaggataaattgtatttttagttttttaaatttagaatatattattacttttactattttGTCTCTCAAACATAGTAAAATATCCTTAAATACTAAATCTGAGGAATAAAAACAgcttaaaaattttgtttagtttctcAAATCCAAAGCTTAAAGATTAAAGTCAaggttttttctattttaaggaattaaagtaattttatttatatttggaaCACCAAAAGAAGaggtatttcaaattttaagacaaaaatataattaagtttattatttattataatattatttagattaaagatgaaagtgaaataagtttctattttttgaattaaaaaaatgaaaaaataattcttttctttaaatatactatattaaaattatattgaagATAATTGTTGGattgaaagtttattattagataaaaatttaaaaattatactttatagATTTATAGATAAGATGCACATTTTTCTACTTAGGAGTGTAGTAgtaaatatatcattatatttatctttaggTAGTtcttatatgttattattaaaatacaaataaataccttatatatatatattatcatttacaatttaatctatatatttaacgctaaattatattttaatgataatttgCAAAATAAATTGTTCTATGACTGGTTTCTTTGTTCTACTTCTATTAGATTATCATGATTTACGTGTACATGAagtaaaattaatgaatttaaaaatatattatatcactaaacagaataaaatatattatatcagTAATCAGTCCACAAATGCAGTAAATTCAAGGTATGAGAGTATGAAACCAaggtattaatatattattagttcaCTCCTCTTTGACTTAATTAATACTAATCAATTTTTCCAAGCCTTAATCCATAGTTAAATTTTTCACCAAGCTTTGACCATTCATCTCTGATATTTGACTGAATTTTTTTGGCCAATTCCTGTTCATCTCTCAAGTGTGGCACTTGTTCCCTCAACTCATCTCTTTCAGCTTTCAAAATCTTTGCTTCCCCAAagatttctctctttctttgagTAGCCATGTTCTTTGCTGCTTCTGAAGCAGAGATGTTAGCTTTAACAGCATTAATTTGCTCTTCTAgctctctctttctctgttcCAAATAGGCCAAATCATTGCACAACTCATTTTCCATGCACACCACTTGCTTGAAGTTAGTCTTATTAGCTTCAAGACACTTTTCTAGTTCTTCAGCTTTCAACAACTTGGCTGTGGTAGACTCTATTTTCTTGTTCTCACATGTGTAATCCATACTCCAATGAGTGAACTGTCTTGAAACTTGTATTATCAGAGATCTTATTTCCACTGATATTCCATCTTCTGCTGGTAAATTTGTGAGGTACTCTAAGGTATCTTTCATTGTTGTGTATTCATTAGGGCCCAGCAGAGCATAAAATTCTTTGGTGACATGGTCTTGAAGTGTCCTCAATGCTTTCTTTGTCTCTTCACTTGGTCTTTTGTTGACCAATTTCGAAACCAGTGTTGAATCATTGTCAAGTGACACCACAGAGACCTCATCATCCAGAACAGCATAAAATGCTTCCATGTCTGCATCATTTACAGTCAAGCTGGTTTGAACTGTTGTTGGCAGCACAATTGTGGAGCTGTTATTTTTTTGAGGTGTCTGTATGAAGCTTGTGACTTGTGATTGTGGTTGAGCTTTCGCTGGATGATCAGAAACTAGTGTGTTTGATACAGAAGCTACAACTGAATCTAAATCTGGATCAGGATCTGTGAGTAGTATATCCTTCATGTTAGCTTCTTGCTTACACACATGAACTCCACACCAACTCACAGTCACATTTGATGCTCCACTTATCTTCTCACATGAAATCTCAACCTGATTCCAGCCATCCATTAGATATAAATCAAGACTGCGCCAATTGATTGATGAATGAGTTCTCAAGTCATAGAGCCACAAATGATCTGTCACCATATCTGAAAAACCTCTTCGAATTTCCAATTCATAAACTTCTTCTCCATTTATATAAAAACGGATCTCAcagttgaaaattttcttcatttcacTCTCAACGGCAAGAACAAAGCATATGATAATAGCCGGAAACTTTTCACGTACCCAAAATGTCATGTATTCTCCTTTGGTGATGTGGTCAAACCATTCTGGAACCATTGTTCCAGGCACCATAGCCTGTAATTCCCATCGTTCAAAAGTTTCCTGCACAAGAAAGTTAAGTGAAAATAGGTGGTGACTAAAGGAAACGTTGGAAGATTTAGGAAAAAAGATGCAAACCTTGTCCAACAATAAATTGGATGACTCTGCAGACAATGATGTACAATTTTGTGCGTTAATGTACTGCATGTTAGGAGGAAATGCTGGAATTTCTTGGAGTCTTTTACAGTTGTCCAAGTGAAGTAGTTCCAAGCAAGGACATTGTTGTATGCAGCTTGGAAGAGCTTCAAAATTATTTCCCGAGAGTACTACTGATGCTAAATTTGGGAAACTATTGAAAATTATGGGAAGATCTTCATCTACAAGGCCACAGTTTTGTAGATTCAGTGACAGAATGTTGCCAAAGGTATGTGTAGATTCTCCCATGTTTGCCAACTTTGTCAAAAAGTTTCGGAGTTGTGGACAGCCATCCATATCAAGGTTTGTAAGACTTTGAAGCATATCAAAGTTGTGAGGCAGTTCCTTGAGGCTTAAGCAAGATGTCATGCTTAATTCTTGAAGACCAACAAGGTTTCCAATGGAAGGAGGCAATTCTGTTATACCAGTGCCTTCTATAGAAATGGAGATGAGGTTATCCATTTTCCCCAAAATAGCAGGGAAATTTTGAAGGCTTGAGCACCAATTAAGGATAAGACTTCTCAATGATGTCAACCTGATGCCACTTGGAAAAACCTTAAGCTTGGTGCATCCATAAGCCCTAAACTCAACAAGTTTCTCAAGGAATCCAACAGATTCATGAACTTCTTCTAAATTTGTGCAATCGTCAAGAGTTAGCTCTCTTAGATTAGGAACTCCGGAAATATCAGGTAGTTTTGTCAACAATTCACAGGAACTCAAGTCCATAGAAGTCAAGGAATCCAAATACTGCAGAGAGAAAAACTAGTTCAGCTTAATTGCAAGTTATGtgaagaaagaaacaaaaaaatactaCCATGACAGAATGAAATCTTACCTTGAAT carries:
- the LOC114192227 gene encoding TMV resistance protein N-like isoform X3 yields the protein MPLLQIEPGEDICVIGIYGLGGIGKTTIARALYNMIADQFEATSFLADIRESSNQRQGLVQLQESLLFDTVGDKYIKLGSIYKGIPIIKKRLCCKKVLLIIDDVDSLEQLQALAGGRDWFGSGSVVIITTRDKHLLSAHQVDKTYEVKKLNHGEAFELFTWSAFKRKAPDAGYLEVSNRVVLYAEGLPLALKVMGSNLFGKTVKEWKSALGKYEKIPSKEVQNVLRVTYDNLEENEKEIFLDVACFFKGETVEYVEKTLQACGFYPTIGISVLIDRSLVSIDEYNRLRMHDLIQDMGREIVREVSPLEPGKRSRLWYHEDVFEVLTENKGTYRIQGMMVDLPDDYMVHLKDDSFKKMKNLKILIVRNGNFFGSPQHLPNNLRLLDWMKYPSSLPSSFQPKKLVVLNVSGSRFTMQEPFKYLDSLTSMDLSSCELLTKLPDISGVPNLRELTLDDCTNLEEVHESVGFLEKLVEFRAYGCTKLKVFPSGIRLTSLRSLILNWCSSLQNFPAILGKMDNLISISIEGTGITELPPSIGNLVGLQELSMTSCLSLKELPHNFDMLQSLTNLDMDGCPQLRNFLTKLANMGESTHTFGNILSLNLQNCGLVDEDLPIIFNSFPNLASVVLSGNNFEALPSCIQQCPCLELLHLDNCKRLQEIPAFPPNMQYINAQNCTSLSAESSNLLLDKETFERWELQAMVPGTMVPEWFDHITKGEYMTFWVREKFPAIIICFVLAVESEMKKIFNCEIRFYINGEEVYELEIRRGFSDMVTDHLWLYDLRTHSSINWRSLDLYLMDGWNQVEISCEKISGASNVTVSWCGVHVCKQEANMKDILLTDPDPDLDSVVASVSNTLVSDHPAKAQPQSQVTSFIQTPQKNNSSTIVLPTTVQTSLTVNDADMEAFYAVLDDEVSVVSLDNDSTLVSKLVNKRPSEETKKALRTLQDHVTKEFYALLGPNEYTTMKDTLEYLTNLPAEDGISVEIRSLIIQVSRQFTHWSMDYTCENKKIESTTAKLLKAEELEKCLEANKTNFKQVVCMENELCNDLAYLEQRKRELEEQINAVKANISASEAAKNMATQRKREIFGEAKILKAERDELREQVPHLRDEQELAKKIQSNIRDEWSKLGEKFNYGLRLGKID
- the LOC114192227 gene encoding TMV resistance protein N-like isoform X4, with the protein product MIADQFEATSFLADIRESSNQRQGLVQLQESLLFDTVGDKYIKLGSIYKGIPIIKKRLCCKKVLLIIDDVDSLEQLQALAGGRDWFGSGSVVIITTRDKHLLSAHQVDKTYEVKKLNHGEAFELFTWSAFKRKAPDAGYLEVSNRVVLYAEGLPLALKVMGSNLFGKTVKEWKSALGKYEKIPSKEVQNVLRVTYDNLEENEKEIFLDVACFFKGETVEYVEKTLQACGFYPTIGISVLIDRSLVSIDEYNRLRMHDLIQDMGREIVREVSPLEPGKRSRLWYHEDVFEVLTENKGTYRIQGMMVDLPDDYMVHLKDDSFKKMKNLKILIVRNGNFFGSPQHLPNNLRLLDWMKYPSSLPSSFQPKKLVVLNVSGSRFTMQEPFKYLDSLTSMDLSSCELLTKLPDISGVPNLRELTLDDCTNLEEVHESVGFLEKLVEFRAYGCTKLKVFPSGIRLTSLRSLILNWCSSLQNFPAILGKMDNLISISIEGTGITELPPSIGNLVGLQELSMTSCLSLKELPHNFDMLQSLTNLDMDGCPQLRNFLTKLANMGESTHTFGNILSLNLQNCGLVDEDLPIIFNSFPNLASVVLSGNNFEALPSCIQQCPCLELLHLDNCKRLQEIPAFPPNMQYINAQNCTSLSAESSNLLLDKETFERWELQAMVPGTMVPEWFDHITKGEYMTFWVREKFPAIIICFVLAVESEMKKIFNCEIRFYINGEEVYELEIRRGFSDMVTDHLWLYDLRTHSSINWRSLDLYLMDGWNQVEISCEKISGASNVTVSWCGVHVCKQEANMKDILLTDPDPDLDSVVASVSNTLVSDHPAKAQPQSQVTSFIQTPQKNNSSTIVLPTTVQTSLTVNDADMEAFYAVLDDEVSVVSLDNDSTLVSKLVNKRPSEETKKALRTLQDHVTKEFYALLGPNEYTTMKDTLEYLTNLPAEDGISVEIRSLIIQVSRQFTHWSMDYTCENKKIESTTAKLLKAEELEKCLEANKTNFKQVVCMENELCNDLAYLEQRKRELEEQINAVKANISASEAAKNMATQRKREIFGEAKILKAERDELREQVPHLRDEQELAKKIQSNIRDEWSKLGEKFNYGLRLGKID
- the LOC114192227 gene encoding TMV resistance protein N-like isoform X2 codes for the protein MVCAKGVSMFSLMMRSLGEGKIYPLLFLEPLKSLELPSLSSLKTMHSPHGVLMSLQRSLTVTKQEGYLCGQFSSMSTLLRCAIREELFKQQWPNMKSDSRVMLKSCRGGRKPCLKHPISQIIQDIIEEASRKLSHTILHIAEYPVGIETRISEVMPLLQIEPGEDICVIGIYGLGGIGKTTIARALYNMIADQFEATSFLADIRESSNQRQGLVQLQESLLFDTVGDKYIKLGSIYKGIPIIKKRLCCKKVLLIIDDVDSLEQLQALAGGRDWFGSGSVVIITTRDKHLLSAHQVDKTYEVKKLNHGEAFELFTWSAFKRKAPDAGYLEVSNRVVLYAEGLPLALKVMGSNLFGKTVKEWKSALGKYEKIPSKEVQNVLRVTYDNLEENEKEIFLDVACFFKGETVEYVEKTLQACGFYPTIGISVLIDRSLVSIDEYNRLRMHDLIQDMGREIVREVSPLEPGKRSRLWYHEDVFEVLTENKGTYRIQGMMVDLPDDYMVHLKDDSFKKMKNLKILIVRNGNFFGSPQHLPNNLRLLDWMKYPSSLPSSFQPKKLVVLNVSGSRFTMQEPFKYLDSLTSMDLSSCELLTKLPDISGVPNLRELTLDDCTNLEEVHESVGFLEKLVEFRAYGCTKLKVFPSGIRLTSLRSLILNWCSSLQNFPAILGKMDNLISISIEGTGITELPPSIGNLVGLQELSMTSCLSLKELPHNFDMLQSLTNLDMDGCPQLRNFLTKLANMGESTHTFGNILSLNLQNCGLVDEDLPIIFNSFPNLASVVLSGNNFEALPSCIQQCPCLELLHLDNCKRLQEIPAFPPNMQYINAQNCTSLSAESSNLLLDKETFERWELQAMVPGTMVPEWFDHITKGEYMTFWVREKFPAIIICFVLAVESEMKKIFNCEIRFYINGEEVYELEIRRGFSDMVTDHLWLYDLRTHSSINWRSLDLYLMDGWNQVEISCEKISGASNVTVSWCGVHVCKQEANMKDILLTDPDPDLDSVVASVSNTLVSDHPAKAQPQSQVTSFIQTPQKNNSSTIVLPTTVQTSLTVNDADMEAFYAVLDDEVSVVSLDNDSTLVSKLVNKRPSEETKKALRTLQDHVTKEFYALLGPNEYTTMKDTLEYLTNLPAEDGISVEIRSLIIQVSRQFTHWSMDYTCENKKIESTTAKLLKAEELEKCLEANKTNFKQVVCMENELCNDLAYLEQRKRELEEQINAVKANISASEAAKNMATQRKREIFGEAKILKAERDELREQVPHLRDEQELAKKIQSNIRDEWSKLGEKFNYGLRLGKID
- the LOC114192227 gene encoding TMV resistance protein N-like isoform X1, whose protein sequence is MAITLGEEASSSSGFERGWTHDVFLSFRGEDTRRSFTGFLYHGLCQRGIDVFIDDEKLRRGEDLSPALLGAIEKSRIAIIVFSKNYAFSTWCLDELAKIIDCYKTRGLLVWPVFFHVDPSAVRHQRGTFQTAMAEHEIRFKGNVEKLQRWKKALFEASNFSGWAFENGYEFQIIQDIIEEASRKLSHTILHIAEYPVGIETRISEVMPLLQIEPGEDICVIGIYGLGGIGKTTIARALYNMIADQFEATSFLADIRESSNQRQGLVQLQESLLFDTVGDKYIKLGSIYKGIPIIKKRLCCKKVLLIIDDVDSLEQLQALAGGRDWFGSGSVVIITTRDKHLLSAHQVDKTYEVKKLNHGEAFELFTWSAFKRKAPDAGYLEVSNRVVLYAEGLPLALKVMGSNLFGKTVKEWKSALGKYEKIPSKEVQNVLRVTYDNLEENEKEIFLDVACFFKGETVEYVEKTLQACGFYPTIGISVLIDRSLVSIDEYNRLRMHDLIQDMGREIVREVSPLEPGKRSRLWYHEDVFEVLTENKGTYRIQGMMVDLPDDYMVHLKDDSFKKMKNLKILIVRNGNFFGSPQHLPNNLRLLDWMKYPSSLPSSFQPKKLVVLNVSGSRFTMQEPFKYLDSLTSMDLSSCELLTKLPDISGVPNLRELTLDDCTNLEEVHESVGFLEKLVEFRAYGCTKLKVFPSGIRLTSLRSLILNWCSSLQNFPAILGKMDNLISISIEGTGITELPPSIGNLVGLQELSMTSCLSLKELPHNFDMLQSLTNLDMDGCPQLRNFLTKLANMGESTHTFGNILSLNLQNCGLVDEDLPIIFNSFPNLASVVLSGNNFEALPSCIQQCPCLELLHLDNCKRLQEIPAFPPNMQYINAQNCTSLSAESSNLLLDKETFERWELQAMVPGTMVPEWFDHITKGEYMTFWVREKFPAIIICFVLAVESEMKKIFNCEIRFYINGEEVYELEIRRGFSDMVTDHLWLYDLRTHSSINWRSLDLYLMDGWNQVEISCEKISGASNVTVSWCGVHVCKQEANMKDILLTDPDPDLDSVVASVSNTLVSDHPAKAQPQSQVTSFIQTPQKNNSSTIVLPTTVQTSLTVNDADMEAFYAVLDDEVSVVSLDNDSTLVSKLVNKRPSEETKKALRTLQDHVTKEFYALLGPNEYTTMKDTLEYLTNLPAEDGISVEIRSLIIQVSRQFTHWSMDYTCENKKIESTTAKLLKAEELEKCLEANKTNFKQVVCMENELCNDLAYLEQRKRELEEQINAVKANISASEAAKNMATQRKREIFGEAKILKAERDELREQVPHLRDEQELAKKIQSNIRDEWSKLGEKFNYGLRLGKID